A genomic region of Thermoflexus sp. contains the following coding sequences:
- a CDS encoding DUF2442 domain-containing protein → MSSVVITVALPKIMQVRVTEDTLSVDLEDGRTISVPLSWYPRLIYATPEERQNFRIAGAGYGIHWPDLDEDIGVEGLLFGKRSTESPESLAKWLAARHQKHTLK, encoded by the coding sequence ATGAGTTCTGTGGTCATTACAGTAGCATTGCCTAAAATTATGCAGGTTCGAGTGACAGAGGACACCCTCAGTGTGGATCTGGAGGATGGGCGTACCATCTCGGTGCCGCTGAGCTGGTATCCGCGTTTGATCTACGCCACACCGGAAGAGCGGCAGAATTTTCGGATTGCAGGGGCTGGTTATGGTATTCACTGGCCGGACCTGGATGAAGATATTGGGGTAGAGGGTCTGCTCTTCGGGAAACGTTCTACCGAAAGCCCGGAATCTCTGGCAAAATGGTTAGCGGCTCGCCACCAAAAGCACACGCTCAAATAG